In Choloepus didactylus isolate mChoDid1 chromosome X, mChoDid1.pri, whole genome shotgun sequence, a genomic segment contains:
- the ITGB1BP2 gene encoding integrin beta-1-binding protein 2, with protein MSLLCHNKGCGQHFDPNTNFPDSCCHHSGVPIFHDALKGWSCCWKRTVDFTEFLNIKGCTMGPHCAEKLPEVPQPEGPATSSSLQEQKPLNTIPKSAETLRRERPKSELPMKLLPLNISQALEMALEKKELHQEPGAGPDSCLLQMGSSCQNPGCDAVYQGSESNATPCTYHPGAPRFHEGMKSWSCCGIQTLDFGAFLAQPGCRVGRHDWGKQLPASCRHDWHQTDSLVVVTVYGQMPLPAFNWVKASQTELHVHIVFDGNRVFQAQMKLWGVINVEQSSVSLMPSRVEISLIKADPGSWAQLEHPDALAEKARARDGLEMDEEESEDSDDDLSWTEEEEEEEAMGE; from the exons ATGTCTTTACTTTGCCATAACAAAGGCTGTGGGCAGCATTTTGACCCCAATACCAACTTTCCTG ATTCCTGTTGCCATCACTCTGGGGTCCCAATCTTCCATGATGCACTTAAG GGTTGGTCCTGCTGCTGGAAGCGAACTGTAGATTTCACTGAGTTCTTAAACATCAAG GGCTGTACTATGGGACCACATTGCGCTGAGAAGCTCCCTGAGGTCCCTCAACCTGAGGGCCCTGCCACAAGCAGTTCACTTCAGGAACAAAAACCTCTGAATACGATTCCAAAGTCAGCAGAGACCTTGCGCCGGGAGAGGCCCAA GTCAGAGTTACCTATGAAGCTGCTGCCACTCAATATATCCCAAGCCCTGGAAATGGCACTGGAAAAGAAAGAACTACACCAGGAACCTGGGGCAG GACCTGACAGTTGTCTGCTCCAGATGGGTTCCAGCTGCCAGAACCCAGGATGTGATGCT GTTTACCAAGGTTCCGAGAGCAATGCTACTCCATGTACCTACCACCCAGGAGCACCTCGATTCCATGAGGG GATGAAATCTTGGAGTTGTTGTGGCATCCAGACCCTGGATTTTGGGGCATTCTTGGCACAGCCAGGATGCAGAGTTGGCAGACATGACTGGGGGAAGCAG CTGCCAGCATCTTGCCGCCATGATTGGCACCAGACAGATTCCTTAGTAGTGGTGACTGTGTATGGCCAGATGCCACTGCCTGCGTTCAACTGGGTGAAGGCCAGTCAAACTGAG CTTCATGTCCACATTGTCTTTGATGGTAACCGTGTGTTCCAAGCACAGATGAAGCTCTGGGGG GTCATAAACGTGGAGCAGAGCTCTGTCTCCTTGATGCCATCTCGGGTTGAAATCTCCCTGATCAAGGCTGACCCAGGATCCTGGGCCCAGCTGGAGCACCCCGATGCACTAGCTGAGAAGGCTAGGGCAAGGGATGGGTTAGAGATGGATGAGGAAGAATCTGAGGATTCAGATGATGATCTGAGCTggacagaggaggaggaagaggaggaagccaTGGGGGAGTAG